ATATTTACTGTAGGCATAATGATTGTTTGGATTGGGACAAAGTTTTTCATGGAGTTTATTGGTACGTTGCATACCATATACGGTTGCACTACTTGTAATAATAACTTTTTTTGCAGTCCACTCCTGCTCCTCAAGTGCGCTTAAAAGATTTTGTACACCAAAAGCATTCACTTCATACATCTTGACTTGATCGGCATATCCTACAAAAGATATTGCTGCAAGATGAATGATATAATCAAAACTTTTTTTCTGAAAAATTTGGCGTATTTGCTCTTTTTTGGTTATATCACAAGTAAAAATATTTTTTCCATTTTGCTCTATTGATGTTCCAAAAACTTCAAAACCCCTCTTTTGCAGATATTGAGAGAGATGATTGCCGGTAAAACCATCTATCCCTGTTATCAATACTGTCTGCACTAAAAACTCCACCCTGTTGCGTTACGTCTGATATCTGCTTCCACCATCATCTGACAAATCTCTTCCAAAGAAGTTTTAGGCTCCCATCCAAGATCGTTTTTCGCTTTTGTATAGTCCCCTATCAAAATATCCACTTCTGCCGGTCGGAAGTATGCAGGATTTACTCGTACTAAAATTTTGCCACTTTTCACATCTCTTCCAACTTCATCTACTCCTTCTCCCTCAAAAATCAGCTCAATTCCAGCAGCTTGAAAAGCAAGTCGTACAAAATCTCTTACACTCTGGGTCCGATTCGTAGCTAAAACATAAGTCTCAGGTTTAGAAACCTGCATCATAAGATACATCCCTTCGACATACTCTTTTGCATATCCCCAGTCCCGTTTTGCATCAAGATTGCCAAGCTCCAAAACATCAAGTTTTCCATGAACTATTTTAGCTACACTGTCAGTGATTTTCCTTGTTACAAACTCCTTGCCTCTCAAAGGGGACTCATGATTGAACAGTATTCCGCTGCATCCGAAGATATCATAACTCTCTCTGTAGTTGATCGTTATCCAATGCGCATAAAGTTTTGCGACAGCATATGGACTTCTTGGATAAAAAGGCGTAGACTCTGTTTGTGGAATCTCCTGCACTTTCCCGTACATCTCCGAAGTGGATGCTTGATAAAATTTTATCTTCGGATTGACAATACGGATCGCTTCCAAAAGATTGAGCGTACCTAAACCAGTTATTTCTGCGGTAGTCAGAGGCTGTTCAAAACTTACACCTACAAAACTTTGTGCTGCGAGATTATATACTTCATCTGGTTCTACCGAATCAAGAAGCCGAATGTTTTGTGAAGCATCGGTCAGATCATACTCTATTAAGTGTAAATTTGGATGTTTTTCGATACCAAGCTCTTCAATCCTCCAAAAATTTGATGAACTTGTTCTTCTGTATGTTCCAAATACTTCATACCCTTTTTCTAACAATAATTGCGCCAAATAGGCACCATCTTGTCCTGTTATGCCGGTAATAAGCGCTTTTTTCATCCATTGATGCCTTTTTATTATTTTTGTGTAATTGTAGCAAAAGAGGGAAGTTGTAGCAAAAATAGTGAAGCCAGGGGCTTCACATAATGGCGTAGCAATCTGAGGCAAGATCCATCAGATCTATCCCATATTTATTATAAATTTGAATCATGTCATTTGCGATAGGTTGATACTCATCATATGTAATTTGTCCATCTTGAAAATATGGAGAAGTAAAAACATAGTTTTGGATATCTTTGGCAAGAGACACGAGCTGGTCTTGTGAAAGCGTACTTGTCAATTTCGATGCAATGATATTGTCACAATAGGCTCCGCCTTGGGCATAATAACTCGCCATCATATCTTCCAATGCACTCATGGCATTTGCATTATAGTTATCGGTTTGGGTCGTCGTTGTCAAATCATTATCTAAAGCATTATTGTCAGCCGTAGCCAAATCGCCATAACTTATTTGATCATTATAGTAATTATCCATACTATTTTGCGTGTTGTCGAAATCATAATAATTGTCTTCTGGAATATAGGTAGGTCCTACTCCCGATGTCAGTTTATCCTGACTCTCGGTCATCTCATCTTCCAATTTAAACAAAGTATAAAATGAATCAACATTCATCGGATCGACATATTGCAACTCTTGTTTCAACTTAGGTAAGTAATCTTTCTCCAACTGGAAATAGGTTCTTTGTATATTAGGATCTAAGTTTAAAAAGGATTCATCGGCAACAGATTCTTCTATAAAATAAGGTAAACCATGTTTTTGGTATATATCTGCTCGTTTATGTTCAAATTCGTTATCCAATGCAGCCCATTGTTCCAGATACTCTTGTGTAACAGGTACGTTTGCTTGTGCCAAAGAAAGATACTTATCTACCGCTTCTTTCATTAGATTAACTAGTTCTACCCTCCCTTCTACAGGAAGCATCTGAAGTTCCATCATGATTGACGGCCAAGCATCGGTATCAAAGTTATAACCATAGGCATCATTATAGGTATCATCAGATAAATTGTTTTGTATCTGTGAGCTATTTTGATCATTCAAATCGTTTGAAGAAACAGTGTTTGGATCTTCCACTATATCTTTGAGATAATCAGCTATGTTCTTCACTTCATCCAGGTCTGTCTCATCTTTGACATCTTCTATGATCTCTTGCATCTTTTGCAAAGTATCTTTATCAACTTTGACATTTTCGATGGTATCGGCAACTTCTAATGCAGCATCTTTTTTTGCTTCATAGGCTTTTGCCGCTACATATGCTTTGTTAAAATCATCATCCGTTGCAAAATATGGTCTATACT
The Nitratiruptor sp. SB155-2 genome window above contains:
- the gmd gene encoding GDP-mannose 4,6-dehydratase — translated: MKKALITGITGQDGAYLAQLLLEKGYEVFGTYRRTSSSNFWRIEELGIEKHPNLHLIEYDLTDASQNIRLLDSVEPDEVYNLAAQSFVGVSFEQPLTTAEITGLGTLNLLEAIRIVNPKIKFYQASTSEMYGKVQEIPQTESTPFYPRSPYAVAKLYAHWITINYRESYDIFGCSGILFNHESPLRGKEFVTRKITDSVAKIVHGKLDVLELGNLDAKRDWGYAKEYVEGMYLMMQVSKPETYVLATNRTQSVRDFVRLAFQAAGIELIFEGEGVDEVGRDVKSGKILVRVNPAYFRPAEVDILIGDYTKAKNDLGWEPKTSLEEICQMMVEADIRRNATGWSF